One stretch of Ipomoea triloba cultivar NCNSP0323 chromosome 8, ASM357664v1 DNA includes these proteins:
- the LOC116027018 gene encoding uncharacterized protein LOC116027018 yields MQSPKFYVGLTFVSKQEFRDAVYNHAFNNGKELKFIRNDKNRVYVRCRQTGCPFRINAWKVKNAMTWRIASYHEEHEGCGWVYENSMVKSTRVAKRWVKEIGHHVTWTTAEFRKKVKVDEGFELSSKQAYRAMKKAKAILDGEAEESFRKIWDYCLEIDKTNPNTSCHVKKTELLYDGKPRFLRMYFCWEASKEGYKFCRKLIGVDGCHLKTKFGGQLLIAVGIDGNDSIFPLVYAIVEGETKDSWSWFFTLLKKDLQITVEAQQQLTFISDKQKGLLPAFQEVLPNASHRFCVRHLHGNMKLAGFLGKAMKDALWAAAKATTVNSFSDAMTEIKD; encoded by the exons ATGCAATCCCCTAAGTTCTATGTTGGTTTAACATTTGTATCAAAGCAAGAGTTTAGAGATGCAGTTTACAATCATGCTTTCAACAATGGGAAGGAATTGAAGTTTATTAGAAATGACAAGAATAGAGTCTATGTTAGGTGTAGACAAACCGGTTGCCCATTTAGAATTAATGCTTGGAAAGTTAAAAATGCCATGACTTGGAGAATTGCCAGTTATCATGAGGAGCATGAGGGCTGTGGTTGGGTGTATGAAAACAGTATGGTTAAATCAACTAGGGTTGCAAAGAGATGGGTGAAAGAGATTGGACACCATGTCACCTGGACAACTGCAGAATTTAGAAAGAAGGTCAAAGTTGATGAGGGATTTGAGTTGTCTAGCAAGCAAGCCTACAGAGCAATGAAGAAAGCAAAGGCAATCCTTGATGGAGAAGCTGAAGAGTCTTTTAGAAAAATTTGGGACTACTGCTTGGAGATTGACAAAACAAACCCAAATACTTCATGCCATGTGAAAAAAACAGAATTACTGTATGATGGAAAACCAAGATTTCTAAGGATGTATTTCTGTTGGGAGGCTTCAAAGGAGGGATACAAGTTTTGTAGGAAGCTCATTGGAGTGGATGGTTGCCATTTGAAAACTAAGTTTGGAGGTCAACTGTTAATTGCTGTTGGGATTGATGGGAATGACAGTATCTTCCCGTTGGTGTATGCAATTGTTGAAGGGGAAACCAAGGACTCATGGAGCTGGTTTTTTACGTTACTTAAGAAAGACTTACAAATCACAGTAGAAGCACAACAGCAACTAACATTTATCTCAG ACAAACAGAAAGGGCTCCTTCCTGCATTTCAAGAAGTGTTGCCTAATGCCTCACACAGATTCTGTGTCAGGCATCTACATGGTAACATGAAGCTGGCAGGATTTCTAGGCAAAGCAATGAAGGATGCTTTATGGGCAGCAGCCAAGGCCACAACAGTGAACAGCTTCAGTGATGCTATGACAGAAATCAAGGACTAA